AGAACTGGTTGACCGTGTTGAAAACCTTTCGGAATTCAAACGCTTCATAGGCTTTGCGGGATTCCTCAATGACGCTGTTGAGGCGTTCCATGATCCAGCGGTCGAGGATGGGCATTTGTCCGGGATCGACAGCGTCGGTGGCCGGGTCGAAGTCGGAGATGTTGCCCAGGAGGATGCGAAGGGTGTTGCGGAGGCGGCGGTAAGGTTCCGTGACCTGTTTGAAGAGGTCTTCTCCGAAAGGAACTTCGTTTTGCCAGTCCACGGAGGAGGCCCAGAGACGGACGATGTCAGCACCGTATTTGTCGTAGAAATACTTGGCGTCAGTAGGTTTGCCGGAGGTCTTGGCATCGGATTTGGATGTTTTTTTACCGGTATCCTTGTCGACGACAAAGGCATGGGTCATGACGGTCTTGTATGGGGCGGTGCCGCGCCAGGCGACGGAGAGCATGAGCGAGCTTTGGAACCAGCCACGATGTTGGTCAGTGGCTTCAAGATAGAGGTCGCACGGAGCATGCAGTTCCGGGCGTCCTTCGAGAACGGCGACGTGCGAACAGCCGGAGTCGATCCAGACGTCCAGCGTGTCGCGGCCTTTGCGAAGGCCGGTACCGAGCCCGAGGCGGGAGCAAAGTTCCTCGTCGGAGAGTTCGAACCAGATATTGGAGCCTTTTTCTTCTACGAGGTCGGCTACCCGACGTACGATTTCGCCTGAGAGATGTGCCTGGCCGTTTTCATCGAAGAAGACGGGCAGAGGGATGCCCCAGGTACGCTGGCGGGAGATGCACCAGTCGGGCCGGGCTTCGACGGTGCCGTAGATGCGGTTGCGCCCCCAGGCCGGAAGCCACTGGACTTTGTCGATTTCTTCGAGGGCGGTCGGTTTGAGTTTGTCCATCGAGATGAAGAATTGTTCGACGGCTCGGAAGATGATAGGCGTTTTGGAACGCCAGCAATGGGGGTACTGGTGGGAATAGCTTTCCTTGCCCAGCATGTGACCGTTGAGCATGGTGATAATATCGTCTTCCACGGAGAAGACATGTTTGCCGACAAGGGAGGGGATTCCGACTTCATCAGTGTATTTCCCGTCGTCGTCTACGGGGGAAAGTACGGGAAGCCCGTTCTGGCGACCGACAATATAGTCATCGGTTCCGTGACCCGGAGCGATGTGGACGGCACCCGTACCGGTGTCCGTGGTGACGAATTCCGCCATGACGATTTTGGACGTACGGGGAAGGAATGGGTGGGAAGCCTCTTCTCCCTCCAGTTCGGCACCTTTGAATTCGCAGATGGTTTCCGCCAGTGCCCAGCCAGTTTTGAGGGTGAACGTTTCAATGGCTTCCTTCAGGAGGATCAGAGTTTGTACCTTGTCTTCCTTGATGAATTTACCGGCGACGTAAGTGAAGCGGGGATGCAGGGCGATGGCGACGTTGGAGGGGAGTGTCCACGGGGTGGTTGTCCAGATGACGATGGAAGCATTTTTGAGACCGAATTTGCCACCGAGGATAGGGAATGCGACAAAGATGGATGTGCTGGTGATTTCCTTGTATTCCACTTCGGCTTCGGCCAGGGCGGTGTAAGCTCCGTAAGACCATTGAACTGGTTTGCGGCTTTGATAAACGGCTCCCATGTCAACGAGTTTGGCAAAAACGCGCAGGATGGTAGCCTCGTAGGCAGGATCCATCGTCAGATAGGGATGATCCCAATCGCCAAAGACCCCCAGACGGCGGAAGGAGTTGCGCTGGATATCGATAAATTCTTTGGCAAACTCCGTACAACGGCGGCGGATTTCCGCCGGGTCGAGATCCCGGGCTTTTTGGACGACTTTAAATTCGATCGGCAGGCCGTGGCAGTCCCAGCCGGGGATGTAGGGGGCAAGGTATCCGGCCATGGTCTTGGATTTGATGACCATGTCCTTGAGAATTTTGTTGAGGGCTGTGCCCATATGGACGTCGCCATTGGCGAAGGGAGGGCCGTCATGAAGAATGAACGTCGGGGCGTTCTGTTCCTGGCGTCGCTTGATAATGTCGGAGTAGAGTCCGGCCTTTTCCCATTTTTCGAGGCGTTTGGGTTCGTTGAGTGTCAGATCGCCCCGCATAGGGAACGTCGTATTGGGGAGAAGAATGGTGTCCTTATAGTTTTTCTCAGGCGCGCTCATGGCGCAAAAGACTACCAGTCATGTCCATCAAGGTCAATCACCGGGTACAACATACTTTCCTCTTGAATTTCATCTACTTGACGCTCTTTTTCCTGACAGAGAATACGTGACTGTTTGGTGTTGTTGATGATTGCAGATCAAGGTGTACGATGGGATATGCCCGGAATGCCCGGTTGACAGGCTCTTATTCGTGCTTTAGGATACCAATCATGGGATTTGAAGTTTGCTGGGAATGGAACATACCGGGTACCCCTTGTCCGGGAGCGGCCGAGGCGTTTGCCCATCTTGAAACGGGACGCGAAGGTTTTTTGATATGTACGGTTGGCAATCATGAGGTTGGATACGGATTTATCCAGGCTGCATTTGATGACAGCGGTTATTATTTGGAGGCGGCTATCGACGAAGGTGGCGGAAGGAATGCGATTTATTCCTGTCCCGGGGATCCCGGGCTTGAAGAGGTCAAAGGTTTGATGATGCGGTTTGCCGACGGTCAGGATTTTTCCTTTATCCGCAAGGAGTGGAAGTACGAGTCTTCCGTGGAGAGGCCGTTTCACCAATACGATGAGGCTTCCCAGGAAGTAGGGATGGGGGTGATCATGTCCCATATGCTCATCAAGGGAGCCGTTTTTGTGCTCCTGCTCGTTTTTCTTCTCTACTGGCTGTATCAGCTTTTCATTGGGAAATAGAATCGATTACGAAGAGTTTCTTCCCGGATTGAGGATGAAAATTTTGAGGAAGAAACAAAAAAGGTCTTTACAAAATGGCGTGAGACGGTATCTTCTGCCTCCCGAAGTCAACCCTAACTACAGGAGTTATATACGATGAAAGTCCTTTCTTCCCTCGCCTCTATGAAGCGCCGACACGCTGACTGCCAAATCGTGAAGCGCAAAGGCACGCTGTACGTAATTTGCAAAAGCAATCCGAAATTCAAAGCTCGTCAGGGCGCAACGGCAGGCACCCGTCTGAGCAAGAAGGGCGTGAAGTAAAATTCACCCTTCTGCCCATTAACATTCTTTTCAAAAGAGGCCGGTGTCCTGTGACCCCGGTCTCTTTTCGTTGTTTCCATCTTTTGTACCATGACCGAAGAACGAGTCGAAACAAGTTTCATGACTTTGTCCGCTCCCTTTGCGTTGGAGAACGGAGAAGTGATTCCCCAGGTGCAGCTTGCTTATGAAGCCTACGGGACTCTGGCTCCGGATGGAGACAATGTGATTTTGCTATTTCATGCACTGACAGGCAGCCAGCATGCGTATGGCTGGAACGATTGTGTCCCGGATATCGGTACATTGTGGCAACCGGAGAATTACGAGGGATGGTGGAATTCCATCATTGGTTCCGGCAAGCCTCTGGATACGGACAAGTATTACATCATTTGCGCGAATTACTTGGGCAGTTGTTATGGTTCGACCGGTCCTGCATCTCCTCATCCGCTGGACGGCAAGCCTTGGGGTTCGCGTTTTCCCCATGTGACGGTGCGCGATCAGGCCCGTTTGCTGGCATACCTGCTGGATACGATGGAAATTGACCGGGTATCCCTGGTTGGTCCGTCGATCGGAGGACTGGTGGCGTTGAGCTTTGCCGTTCAGTTTCCGCAGAGAGTGAAGTGTCTGATTTCAGTGGGATCGGGCTATCGGTGCAGTATTGAACAGAGGTTGTCGGTATTTGAACAGATTCTGGCTATTGAACTGGACCCCGATTTTAACGGAGGGGATTATTATGATGGTCCAGCACCTTTGCGTGGGCTGGCTTTTGCCCGTATCATAGGACACAAGGCATTTGTCTATCAGGAAGGTTTGGAAGCCCGGGCTCGCCGTGAGGTGGGCAGTGACTGTGGCATGCTCTCCTGGCTGAAGCCGACGCGCAGTACCCAAAGCTACATGCTGCATCAGGGGACAAAGTTTGCCTTGCGGTTTGATGCCAATTCTTATATCCGCATTGCGGATATGTGGGGGGAATTCGATATTTGCGAGCAAATGGGGACGGATGATTTTACGAAGGCACTGGCCCCCTGTGCCAGGGAAGAAATCCCTTTCCTGGTGTTTTCTATTGATACGGATTACTGTTTCCGTCCGGATGAGCAGAAAGAGTTTGTCCGTTTATTGAAAGAGGCCGGGGTTCCGACGGAATTTCACACGATCCACTCCGACAAAGGGCATGATTCCTTTCTTTTGGAACCGGAACTCTACGCAGAGCCGATCCGACGTTTCTTGCAGGTTTGACTTCTAAGGACTCTAAGGTTCTGCGTTGACTCGGATTGGACTTCATCTGTCTGTTTCCTCCTGTTGATTCATTTATTTCAGACAATGAAAAAGGGCTGCTCCGATGTGGAACAGCCCCTTGAAAATTGGCAACCAGTACGGGAATCGAACCCGTGTTGCTCGCGTGAAAGGCGAGAGTCCTAGACCGCTAGACGAACTGGTCGTTGAGTGCGTGCGCGGATTAAACACGAAGTCTTTCCGGAGTGCAAGATATTTTTTTAAAGAAAATGATTTTTTAATGTGAATAGTCTCTGGCTCCGAAAATAGCCGTTCCAACGCGGACAAAAGTAGCTCCTTCTGCGATGGCTGCTTCGAAATCATGGCTCATTCCCATGGATAATTCCTGGATTTGTCGGGAGCCCGAGGCGTTGAGACGTTCTTTAAGTTCTCTGAGCTGGCGGAAGTAGGGGCGAGCGTCTTCCACATTGTCTACCGGTGGTGGGATGCACATAAGCCCGCGGATGTTGAGGTGTTCCAAGTTGCATAGGGCGGGCCAGGATGTTTCCAATTCATCGGGGTGAAATCCGAATTTGGATTCTTCTCCACCTACATGGACTTCAAGGAGTACATCTTGAACAATGGAAAGCTCCCGGGCAACGGAATCCATGTATTCTGCGAGTTTAAGAGAATCTACCGTATGAATCATGGCGGCCTTGCCGATGATTTTGCGGACTTTATTGCGCTGAAGCGGACCGATGAGATGCCACTGCGCATCGCTGGGAAGGACGGGAATTTTGGAAAGTGCTTCCTGGACTTTGTTTTCACCGAAGAGTCGCTGTCCGCATTGGTAGCATTCCATGGCGTCTTCGACGGGGAATGTTTTACTGACGGCGATGAGCTTGACGGATCCGGGGAGGCGCCCGTAACGTGATTCCGCCTGGCGGATGAGTTGTTCGATATGTTTCAGATTATGGCCGATACTCATAATGGAAAGCAATCAGTTGAGGAAGGATAGTCTGGGCGCTGTTGAAATAAGTGCATGGTAGGGGGAAAGCCCTCGGAGGATGGTATTCCATAGGGTTTCGTCATGGATATAGCTGAGCAAGTTGGGGGGGCAGGGGATTTGTATCCAGGCCATGAGTTCCAGTTCTTTTTCAAGTTGGCCGGGACTCCAGCCGGAGCTTCCGATAAAGGCACGGATGAGGGTTCCCGGCGTTTGGGCATGTTCAAGGGCTTCTTCCGCAGAAATTTGCATCCGGTAGAAGAGTTGCCCGTCATGGGCTGTCAAGGCGGCGAAGGTGAGGTTTTTCGTCATTACCGGTCCGCCGACGAAGACATCGACGTGGTAAAGTTCTCTAGGTATGGGAGAGGAGGAGCCTGCGATCTGTCCGACTGTTTTTCCGAACGGGCGATTGAGGATGAAGCCCAAAGCACCTTGTTTAGCGGAATAATCCACCAGCAGAATGACGCTGTGCTCGAAGATGGCATCTCCCATGGAGGGAGATGCCAGAAGTATGCTGCCTGTCAGTCGTGATTGGGGTGTAGAGGACTTGCCCATGGGATGCGGGAGGAGGGCTAATGCGTTGGCTTCAGATTGAAGACAAAGACTTCAAATGGATTGAGTTTTAATTCGATTTCTTTGTTGGGATCAATGGTTTTGTTGGTGAATCCGGACAGTTCCCTCTGGTCATCATAAGCATTTTTGATTTGGAACTGTGTTTTCACATGAGGAGGAAGATCGAGGATTTTTCTCAACGTCGTTTTGATTGTTTGTTCCTTGTCGTCTGGATTGCGGAGAGCAAAGACGGCTTTCTGCGGCGACCATGAAGCCCAACCGTAGATTTCTGCCTGCTTCGTTTGTTCATTCCATGGATTCCCGCCGACCCAGTGGGTGTCATCAAGGACATCGGCATTGGAACGGAACCATTTGATGCATTTGACGAGTTCGTCCCAAAGGATTTCGTTTTCCCCCAGAGAATCCATGAGATCATGATCAATGTAGAGTTCCTGAATAGCTGAGCCGCATGCAAATGCACAGCGCATTTCGCGTTTGATTCCTTCGACGTCTTTGGGCATGGAGCCCGGTGCTCCATTCTTGGTGATCATAAGACCATGGGTCATCATGGAATTGATCGGGCAGAAGGGAGCTCCTTCGACGAAGACTTCGTGGACGGTGGCATCGCGGTAGGTAATCCATTTTTCACGGCTATCGCCTTTGCCTGTATTCCCCCAGTCTCCCTTTTGTCTCCAGATGGAGTCGGCAAACCGGAACCAGAAGGGGGATGCCCAAGTGCCGACAGTACAGTTGATGAAAAGATCTCCGCGCTGTTTCCGAAGGTCCTTGACGAGGGTGAGAATTCCTTCCGCATCTTCTAGACGCGAGGTATTCGGCCCGGTGGCATGTGCCATAGTACTGATGCCGTCAAACTTGAAGTAACGCATGTCGTAATCGTGCACCATTTGGGAGCACCTGCCGAGGAAGGCATTATAATATTCCGGATCGGCTAGCTGAAAATTGTTAATTTTGTTGCTGGGGTGAGTTTTGTTCCAGTGATCAAGCCTGAGTTGCTTGGAGACTCCGTAACCGCCGACCGGACCGAGCCAGGCTCCGACTCCGGCTTTTTGGGAGACGGCCATGGCGTTCAGTTTTTTAAAACCGTTTGGGAAGCCCTTGTGGAATCCCCACAAGCTGTTGAAATCATCCCAGCCATCGTCCCAGACAAAGGCATCAATGTTGACGCCGCGTTTTTTATAGAGTTTTTCGTTCCATGCGTTCACGACATCGATACATTGCTGCTCGGTCATGCGCTTTAATGGATCGGGATTGTCATTACTGTTGATGTTCAGTTCATACCAGGAGTTGTAATGGATGAACGGACGATACGATACGGCTTTTTCACGTTCGAGATAGGCGAGGAATGAACGCCTTTCCTGTTCCGGGGCAAGGAGTCCGATGACGGAGGATACCTCCCAGACGCTTCCTTTGTGCAGGGTTGCCTGGCGGATCCATTTACCCTGGGCCATCTGAGCCTTGTCTTTGACGTCGTCGGGAGCGTTTACAGCAGGTTCAATAGTGTTGAGGGCCATCGGGGTTTCCAATGCAGCAAAGATTTTGGGGCCGACCAGAAGCGGTCCTCGCGTATTGCCGCTGATGGAGATGCCTTCTCCCGATTCCGCATCAGGCAGGATGTTGTATTGCATTCCGACGATTTC
This is a stretch of genomic DNA from Akkermansia sp. N21116. It encodes these proteins:
- the ileS gene encoding isoleucine--tRNA ligase, which translates into the protein MSAPEKNYKDTILLPNTTFPMRGDLTLNEPKRLEKWEKAGLYSDIIKRRQEQNAPTFILHDGPPFANGDVHMGTALNKILKDMVIKSKTMAGYLAPYIPGWDCHGLPIEFKVVQKARDLDPAEIRRRCTEFAKEFIDIQRNSFRRLGVFGDWDHPYLTMDPAYEATILRVFAKLVDMGAVYQSRKPVQWSYGAYTALAEAEVEYKEITSTSIFVAFPILGGKFGLKNASIVIWTTTPWTLPSNVAIALHPRFTYVAGKFIKEDKVQTLILLKEAIETFTLKTGWALAETICEFKGAELEGEEASHPFLPRTSKIVMAEFVTTDTGTGAVHIAPGHGTDDYIVGRQNGLPVLSPVDDDGKYTDEVGIPSLVGKHVFSVEDDIITMLNGHMLGKESYSHQYPHCWRSKTPIIFRAVEQFFISMDKLKPTALEEIDKVQWLPAWGRNRIYGTVEARPDWCISRQRTWGIPLPVFFDENGQAHLSGEIVRRVADLVEEKGSNIWFELSDEELCSRLGLGTGLRKGRDTLDVWIDSGCSHVAVLEGRPELHAPCDLYLEATDQHRGWFQSSLMLSVAWRGTAPYKTVMTHAFVVDKDTGKKTSKSDAKTSGKPTDAKYFYDKYGADIVRLWASSVDWQNEVPFGEDLFKQVTEPYRRLRNTLRILLGNISDFDPATDAVDPGQMPILDRWIMERLNSVIEESRKAYEAFEFRKVFNTVNQFCTSDLSALYVDITKDRMYCDAATSIRRKSTQTVMFHVFSSLCRLLAPILVYTADEAWEHAGYESSVHLQDFPETFSAFAAREASGTIARLQDIKAVIQIAIEEQIKAKTFTKNNEADVLLTVPANESEDVVSLLEDRIFSTEFFIIADLKVSTGENLAATASKTVHAMCPRCRRYEPLGKSGLCDRCAEVMA
- a CDS encoding YqgE/AlgH family protein, whose amino-acid sequence is MGKSSTPQSRLTGSILLASPSMGDAIFEHSVILLVDYSAKQGALGFILNRPFGKTVGQIAGSSSPIPRELYHVDVFVGGPVMTKNLTFAALTAHDGQLFYRMQISAEEALEHAQTPGTLIRAFIGSSGWSPGQLEKELELMAWIQIPCPPNLLSYIHDETLWNTILRGLSPYHALISTAPRLSFLN
- a CDS encoding homoserine O-acetyltransferase; the encoded protein is MTEERVETSFMTLSAPFALENGEVIPQVQLAYEAYGTLAPDGDNVILLFHALTGSQHAYGWNDCVPDIGTLWQPENYEGWWNSIIGSGKPLDTDKYYIICANYLGSCYGSTGPASPHPLDGKPWGSRFPHVTVRDQARLLAYLLDTMEIDRVSLVGPSIGGLVALSFAVQFPQRVKCLISVGSGYRCSIEQRLSVFEQILAIELDPDFNGGDYYDGPAPLRGLAFARIIGHKAFVYQEGLEARARREVGSDCGMLSWLKPTRSTQSYMLHQGTKFALRFDANSYIRIADMWGEFDICEQMGTDDFTKALAPCAREEIPFLVFSIDTDYCFRPDEQKEFVRLLKEAGVPTEFHTIHSDKGHDSFLLEPELYAEPIRRFLQV
- the ykgO gene encoding type B 50S ribosomal protein L36, which produces MKVLSSLASMKRRHADCQIVKRKGTLYVICKSNPKFKARQGATAGTRLSKKGVK
- a CDS encoding YggS family pyridoxal phosphate-dependent enzyme, with the translated sequence MSIGHNLKHIEQLIRQAESRYGRLPGSVKLIAVSKTFPVEDAMECYQCGQRLFGENKVQEALSKIPVLPSDAQWHLIGPLQRNKVRKIIGKAAMIHTVDSLKLAEYMDSVARELSIVQDVLLEVHVGGEESKFGFHPDELETSWPALCNLEHLNIRGLMCIPPPVDNVEDARPYFRQLRELKERLNASGSRQIQELSMGMSHDFEAAIAEGATFVRVGTAIFGARDYSH